The DNA sequence TGTGGAGATTTTACTGGAAACCCAGGTGACTCAAGCACGACCGATTGAGGGACAAACTTGGTTGCAAGTGGGAAATCGGGCGATCGCCGTCGATAACGTGTTATTAGTTACTCCTCCTGCTTTGCCATTTCCTGCTCCAACGTTGGAGTTTCTCGGCGTGGAATGGGGCGATCGGGGTTTAAGAGTGAACAACAAACTACAAACTACAAATCCCAAAATTTATGCTTGTGGGGACAGTTTGGGTGGATATTCATTACTTCATCTTAGCCTATATGAGGCAAAAATCGCCACTAAAAACGCCTTATTTTTACCATTCTTTACGATTGATTATCAACAGTTACCCTATACGGTCTACAGCCAGCCCACTTTAGCTAGAGTGGGATTAACCGAAGCCAGCGCAAGGGGGCGATATGGAGATAAGGTGCAGGTGATTCAAGAAGATTTAAAGACCAATCCAGCGGCAGTTTTATCTGGGGAGATTACCGGGTTTATTAAAGTGATGATACAACCGGATGGCACAATTCTAGGCGCTACAGTGTTGGGAACCAGAGCAGAAGAGTTGATCCAACCCCTGAGTCTAGCTATTCGTCATCGACTGAAGTTGCAAGCGCTCCAAGATAGCCCGGGGGTATTCGGCAGTGTATCACAACTGCTGACAAGAGTGGGCGATCGCTGGCAAATTCAGCAATTCCATCAATCTTATTGGTCGAAAACAATTCTTAATTGGTGGCTCTCCTGGAAACGAGGTTAAACAGTTAGAAACTATGATATTCTAGGGTCGTCATTTTTTAGGATTCAATCTGGCCTGTACCTTTTCTTTATGAAGCTGCCCTTAACAAGGGGCACCATCCCCTTGCCTATCAAGGATTGATGAGTTGCAATATCAAAGAAAAAAGGGCTTAATCTAACCTTTTCAATCATGGATAAATTTAGAGTTGAAGTCATTGCTAAAACCCCCAATCCCCAGCAAGTCATCTATGCGGCGATGCATCAAGATTATAGTGAAAATCTAGTCTACGATGAGCGAGAAAAGTGGCCAAACGAATTGAAAGCCGGGAAACTGATTGTCAAACATTTATTATCAGGCGGTCGCGGACATTATGGCCCCTTAGAGCATCCTCAAATCATTTTAAACTGTGGTTATTTTCCCCACAGTGTTATGCAACAGGTACGGACTCATCGGGTAGGAATTTCGTTCGATGTACAATGTCTAGCTGCCAATACGGAAGTCACCTTTGTCAATTGTAATGGTGAAAGCAGCAAAAAGCTGAGAAAAACCATCGGAGAATTATATGACCTCTGGCACAATGGTGAAAAAGCAATTCGTTCAAGACAAATTAGGGGTCGAAAAGGTGAACCCCCTGGAGAATATCGCCGTGATTGTAAAAAGAGACTCCAGAAGATGCGGTTACGAGTCTTAAACGAGGACACTGGTTTGTTTGAAGTTGGACATATTGAACAAGTTATCTGTCAAGGGATTCAACCGGTTTATCGGATAACTTTAGAAACTGGAAAAACACTCGATTGTACCATCAATCATCGTCTATTCACTTCAGGAGGTTGGCAAACTATGGGTGAAGCAGTGGGATTAGTGACTGGAAAGGATGGTCATGTGATTAACATGACTAAAGACGCTGCGGTGATGTGTAATGGAATCCCGGTCACTGGCAATCGCTTGTATCGGGAAAAAGCTGGGATGGAAGAGAAAATTACCGCCGGTTTTTCTACGAATTATCAAACGAATTCTTCAGGGAATACAGCGCAAAGTGCTGTTATGAAATATAGTGTTGCATCCTCAAAACCATGTAC is a window from the Roseofilum reptotaenium CS-1145 genome containing:
- a CDS encoding dihydrolipoyl dehydrogenase family protein; amino-acid sequence: MSVDYDLIVWGGSPAGTYAAVMAAQRKARVALIVPPETSLSYGFEDGLTLPLPLRQGQNRLDLMRDAENLSYQGLCQWVQTGVETLALMDSPPALEQLGIDLVQEWAEFQEKQGQIAIALSNRRLLSSAYLLAPETQPRVEIEGLASTGYLTPKQLASLKSPPSSLAIIGSDPRGIEWAQVFQELGSQVTLITENSCILPQEEPEASNLIQAQLKALGVEILLETQVTQARPIEGQTWLQVGNRAIAVDNVLLVTPPALPFPAPTLEFLGVEWGDRGLRVNNKLQTTNPKIYACGDSLGGYSLLHLSLYEAKIATKNALFLPFFTIDYQQLPYTVYSQPTLARVGLTEASARGRYGDKVQVIQEDLKTNPAAVLSGEITGFIKVMIQPDGTILGATVLGTRAEELIQPLSLAIRHRLKLQALQDSPGVFGSVSQLLTRVGDRWQIQQFHQSYWSKTILNWWLSWKRG
- the thyX gene encoding FAD-dependent thymidylate synthase; the protein is MDKFRVEVIAKTPNPQQVIYAAMHQDYSENLVYDEREKWPNELKAGKLIVKHLLSGGRGHYGPLEHPQIILNCGYFPHSVMQQVRTHRVGISFDVQCLAANTEVTFVNCNGESSKKLRKTIGELYDLWHNGEKAIRSRQIRGRKGEPPGEYRRDCKKRLQKMRLRVLNEDTGLFEVGHIEQVICQGIQPVYRITLETGKTLDCTINHRLFTSGGWQTMGEAVGLVTGKDGHVINMTKDAAVMCNGIPVTGNRLYREKAGMEEKITAGFSTNYQTNSSGNTAQSAVMKYSVASSKPCTTTLFPSAKRYKLKAHPVKIVKVEYLGEQMTYDLEVAGNWHNFVANGLVVHNSNRYTGARIIQAAEGLRPIEEVFYLRPVGEYSNRQGKHYTYTEEQRQSDLEWCLQAAKRYQQMVESGISEEHARGIIPFDVRQHFVVSLNGRSLMHLLDLRYKLDAQLECQKLCEHIFPHFQSWMPEIAEWYEKNRLKKAKLSP